DNA from Bradyrhizobium japonicum USDA 6:
GGCGGATAATTTTGCCCTTGTCATCTGGGTAGCGGTGCTGCCGGCCTTCCTGTCTTTCGGCCTGATCGCATTCGCGGTGAGCGAGCCGGAGCCGGACCCAAGCCGGGAGCCCACGAAGAATCCGCTGAACACCTCCGCCATGCGGCAGCTCGGATCCGTGTACTGGCGCGTCGTCGCGGTCGGCGTGGTGTTCACGCTCGCGCGCTTCAGCGAGGCCTTTTTGATCCTTCGCGCGCAGAACATCGGTCTCTCGGCGATGTGGGTGCCGGCGGTGCTGGTGCTGATGAACGTGGTCTATGCGCTGTCGGCCTATCCGGCCGGCGTGCTGTCGGACCGGATCAACCGGACCGGCCTGCTCGCGCTCGGCCTCGTCTGCCTCGCGGCCGCCGACCTCGCGCTCGCGCTGCTGCCGAGCCTCGCGGGCCTCGCGCTCGGCGTCGTGCTGTGGGGGCTGCATATGGGATTGACCCAGGGCCTGCTGTCGGCCCTCGTCGCCGACGCCGCGCCGCCGAACCTGCGCGGCACCGCATTCGGCTATTTCAACCTGTTCACCGGGCTTGCCTTGCTGGCCGCAAGCGTGATCGCCGGCGCGCTATGGGATGCCTACGGTCCGGCGGGCACGTTTTTGGCCGGGCTCGGCTTCGCGCTGGTCGCGCTCGCAGGGCTGCTCGCCGTCGGCAATGGTCTGGCAGCGGAGGACAAATGATCATGGGGGGTTGTTCGTCGTGTTGAGCGGAGTGATCGCAATCGTGGTCGGCAGCGTTCTCGGCGGCTGCGCGCGCTATTTCGTCTCGGGCGCGATCGCGCGGCGGCTGGGCGAGACTTTTCCCTGGGGCACCATGACCATCAACATCACCGGCGCCTTCCTGATCGGCATTTTCGGCGCGCTGGCGACCCATCCCGGCTCGCTCTTCGCCGCGCCCAATCCATGGCTGTTCGCGGTGACCGGGTTCCTCGGCTGCTACACCACGGTGTCCTCGTTCAGCCTGCAGACGCTGACGCTCGCCCGCAACGGCGAGCCGATGCACGCGCTCGGCAATGTCGTGTTCTCGGTCGGGCTGTGCCTTGCCGCCGTCAGTTGCGGCTTTGTCCTCGCTGACGGTCTTGGAGGCTAGAAACGGATGGCCGTTTCCTCCTCCACCGACCGCTGGCGCAGCGCGATGCTCTATGCCTGGGTCTCCTTCGGCAGCGTCCTTGGCGGCCTCGCGCGCTATTTCGTCTCCCTCGCGCTCGACACCGGCCCGGGCTTCCCCGTCGCGACGCTGTTCATCAATGCCACGGGATCGCTGATCATCGGCTTCTACGCAACGCTGACCGGCCCCGACGGCCGCGTGCTGGCGCGGCCCGAGCACCGGCAGTTCATCATGACCGGGTTTTGCGGCGGCTACACCACCTTCTCGGCCTTCAGCCTGGAGACCTTCCGCCTGTTCCACGGGGGCATGAAATACACGGCACTCGCCTATATCGCGGCATCCGTCATCTGCTGGCTGGTGTCCGTGTGGCTCGGCCATATGATGGCAAGCCGCTACAACCGCTTGACGAGGAGCTGACCATGCAAATCCCCAATCAGGCTGTTTCGCTCCGGATCTTCATCGGCGAGAGCGACCATTTCGGCGGCAAGCCGCTTTACGAAGCGATCGTCACGACGGCGCGCGAGCGGCATCTCGCGGGTGCCACCGTGCTGCGCGGCCCGATGGGGTTCGGCAAGTCGAGCCGGCTGCACACCTCTAAGATCCTGCGGCTGTCGGAAGACCTGCCGCTGCTGATCGAGATCGTCGACAGCGAGGACAGCATCAACGCATTCCTGCCCATCCTGGATGGCATGATGTCGAGCGGCCTGATCACCTTGGAGAAGGTGCAGGTCCTGCAATATGGTGAGAGAGCCGCACACTGAGCACCGCGGCTGAACCGAGCCCGCCGTTTCCGGGAGGCGGAATGAACGACACCGTTACCAAGCCGAAAACCAGGACGAAGACCAAGGTCGAGCGGCCCAAACTGCACAAGGTCATCCTGATCAACGACGACTTCACGCCACGCGAATTCGTCACGATGATCCTCAAGGCCGAGTTCCGCATGACCGAGGATCAGGCCTACAAGGTCATGATCACCGCGCACAAGCTGGGCGCCTGCGTGGTCGCCGTGTTCACCAGGGACGTCGCCGAAACCAAGGCCACCCGCGCCACCGACGCCGGCCGCGCCAAGGGCTATCCGCTGCTGTTCACGACGGAGCCCGAGGAATAGGGCTTCATGTTGCGGCGATGAATGATCTTGACCTCATCACGCTTCAGGCCATCGCCACCGGCGTCTCTTCGGCAAGCCCATACACGCGCTGCGCCTTGGAAAATCCAGCGATCGGAAATTCGCCGAGCTCGCGCCAGTCATGGCGGCAGGCGTTCGCGAAGCCTTCCGAGGCGACGACCGTCCGCCCCAGCCGGCCCGTGATCTTCTCAAGTCTTGCTGCGAGATTGACGGCGGGGCCGATGCAGGTGAAGTCGAGGCGATTGCCGCCGCCGATATTGCCGTAGAGGATGTTGCCGACGTGGAGTGCGACGCCGAAGCGGAAGCGCTCGACGACATCGCCGACCGGAAAGGCGAGCGCCTCGACGCTGGCGCGGGATTCGCGCGCGGCCTCCAGCACGCGGGTGCAGACATGCGCGGCATCGCCGATATATTCGTCGATCGGGAACACCGCGAGCAGGCCGTCGCCCATGAATTTCAGCACCTCGCCGCCATGGCCCCGGATCGCGGTGACCTGGCAGTCGAAATACTGGTTGAGGATCTCGACCACGGTCTCGGCCGGCAGTCGGTCCGACAATGCGGTGAAGCCGCGCAGATCCGAGAGCCAGATCGCGGCCTGCATGGTGTCGTTGTGGCCGCGGCGGATCTGGCCGCCGAGGATGCGCGCGCCGGCACGGTTGCCGACATAGGTGTCGAGCAGCATCTCGGCGGTGCGGCGCAGGCTGATGATCTCGCTGACGCGTGCAAGCGGTGCCACGAGGGTCCGGATCGCTGCGATGTCGTCGTCGCTGAAGCCGCCGGGCTGCCGCGTGACCCAGCTCGTCGCGTGGATCGAGCCGTCGAGATAGTGCATCGGCATCGCGAGGTAGTCGGTCACGCCTTCGGCGCGCATGTCGTCGAGGAACGGAAACCGCTTGCTGTCCGGATCGTCCATCCGTCCCCGGACCTCGAGCCCCTCCTCGAACACGATCCGGAGCGGGCTCCGGGCGAACTCGGGCGTGTCCAGGATCTCGAAATCGACCGTGCCGATCTCGACCTTCTGGCCCTGCCGCCAGATGAAGTTGCGGCCGAAGATTTCCGGATGCAACGTGCGGATGAAGATGCCGAACCGCGACAGCGGCAGGCCGGCCGCGACCAGATGCTCGCAGACCTCGGCGATCATCTCGGAAGGGGTCCCGGACGACCTCGCACCGTCGATCAGCCAGTTGGTGATGCGCTGGATCTCGGAGTTTTGCATGTCCGCATTTGCGGACGAAGTTGTGGAGACGTCAAGCTGCGCGGTGGGCTGGTACCGCGACGATAGGACCGTGCGCTAGCGTCCGACCTGCCCGCGATCCCGAATGAAATGATCTGCGAGCACACAGGCCATCATGGCTTCGCCGACCGGGACGGCACGGATGCCGACGCAGGGGTCGTGGCGGCCCTTGGTGAAGATCTCGGTGTCGGCGCCCTTGCGATCGACAGTGAGGCGCGGCTGGAGGATCGACGAGGTCGGCTTCACCGCGAAGCGCACCACCACCGGCTGTCCGGTGGAGATGCCGCCCAGAACACCGCCGGCATGGTTGGAGAGGAAGCGCGTGCCGTCATTGCCGGTGCGCATCTCGTCGGCGTTCTCCTCGCCGGTGAGCTCCGCCGCGCCGAAGCCGGCGCCGATCTCGACGCCCTTCACGGCGTTGATGGTCATCATCGCAGCCGCGAGATCAGAATCGAGTTTTGCGTAGATCGGGGCACCTAAGCCTGCCGGCACGCCTTCGGCGACGACCTCGATCACCGCGCCGATCGACGAGCCGCTCTTGCGGATGCCGTCGAGATAGGTCTCGAAGAACGCGGCCTTGTCCTTGTCCGGACAGAAGAACGGATTTTTCGCAATCTCGTCCCAGTCCCATTTGTCGCGGTCGATCTTGTGCGGGCCGATCTGCACCAGCGCGCCGCGGACCTTGACGTCGGGCAGCACTTTTCGTGCGATCGCACCGGCGGCAACACGCATCGCGGTCTCGCGCGCCGAGGAGCGGCCGCCGCCGCGATAGTCGCGCAGGCCGTATTTGGCCTCGTAGGTGAAGTCGGCGTGGCCGGGCCGAAACTTGTCCTTGATCTCGGAATAGTCCTTCGAGCGCTGGTCGGTGTTCTCGATCAGGAGCCCGATCGGGGTGCCCGTCGTCACCTGCACGCCGGTCTCCGGATGCGCCATCACGCCGGACAGGATTTTCACCTGGTCCGGCTCCTGGCGCTGGGTGGTGAAGCGCGATTGGCCAGGCCGGCGGCGGTCGAGATCCTGCTGGATATCGGCCTCGGTGAGCGGGATCATGGGCGGACAGCCGTCGACCACGCAGCCGATCGCTACCCCATGGCTCTCGCCGAAGGTGGTGACGCGGAACATGTGGCCGAAGGTGTTGAAGGACATCGCTGCTCGCTGGCTGGTAAGTCAGTGCTGACTTAGCTCGCCCTGAAATATGGGTCAAATATCCCCACAGCCGTCATGCCCGGGCATAGTCCGTCCGAAGGACGGCGTCGCTTCCGCTCGCCCATGTCCCAGCCATCCACGTACCACCGCGATCAACGAGAGACGTGGGTGCCGGGACAAGCCCGGGCATGACGGCGGAGAGCGAGGGACGAGCCGGGCTTAGCTAAACTTCTCCAGCCGCCCGTCGCGGAAGACGTAGACGGCGCCCTGCTCGATATAGAGCTCGGCGGCGCTGGTGGGCGTCTCCAGGCCGAGCGAAACCATCAGGGCGCGGCAAGTCCCGCCATGGGCGACCGCAACGGTATCGGTCCGGAGCTCGTCGTACCAGGCCCGCACGCGGACCTGCACATCGGCGTAGGTCTCCCCGTCCGCGGGGCCGACCGTCCATTTGTCGGCGAGGCGCCGGGCGTAGACGTCCGGATCGGCCGCCTCGCTCTCGGCCAGCGTCAGCCCTTCCCAGCTGCCGTAGCCGATCTCGCGCAGGCGATCGTCGAGCGCGTAGTCAGCCGGCGGCAGTTCGAGCTTGCCGCGCGCGAGTTCCATGGTCTGGCGTGCACGCCCGAGCGGGCTCGACACGTAGGGTAACGCCGCCTTGTCCTTGCCGTCGCGCTTGAAGAGATCCGCCAGCACGCCGCCGGCCTGCACGGCCTGACCGCGTCCACGCGCGTTCAGCGGAACGTCCTTGGTGCCCTGAAGCCTCCCGAGCGCATTCCACTCGGTCTCACCGTGGCGAAGATAATAGATCGTGGGCACCGGCATTCCAGACTTATAAGCTAGTCCTTGCCGTCGAACGAGATGTCCGGCGCGTCCGGGCGCTTCATGCCGAGCACGTGATAGCCGGAATCGACGTGATGCACCTCGCCGGTGACGCCGCGCGACAGGTCGGAGAGGAAATACAGCGCGCTGCCGCCGACGTCTTCGATCGAGACGTTGCGACGCATCGGCGCGTTGTTCTCGTTCCACTTCAGGATATAGCGGAAGTCGCCGATGCCGGAGGCCGCGAGCGTCTTGATCGGGCCGGCCGAGATCGCGTTGACGCGGATGTTCTTCTCGCCGAGATCGGCCGCGAGATAGCGCACGCTAGCCTCCAGCGCTGCCTTCGCCACGCCCATCACGTTGTAGTGCGGCATCCACTTCTCGGCGCCGTAATAGCTGAGCGTGATGAGCGAGCCGCCATCGGTCATCAGCTTCTCGGCGCGCTGCGCCACGGCCGTGAACGAGTAGCAGGAGATCAGCATCGACTTGGAGAAATTCTCCGGCGTGGTGTCGACGTAGCGGCCGTCGAGCTGCTCGCCGTAGGCGATCGCATGCACCAGGAAGTCGATCTTGCCCCACTTCTCCTTCAGCACTGCGAAGGCGGCGTCGATGGTGGCGACATCGGTGACGTCGCAATGGCCGAGCACGAGGCCGCCGATCTCGGCTGCGAGCGGCTCGACGCGCTTCTTGAGCGCATCGCCCTGATAGGTGAAGGCGAGCTCGGCGCCGGCTGCGTGGCATGCCTTGGCGATGCCCCAGGCGATCGAGCGATTGTTGGCAAGGCCGAGGATCACCCCGCGCTTGCCCTGCATCAGTCCCTGCATCAGACCTGAATCCTGCGACATTTTTGAGCGTCCCGTCGAGCTCTCGTTGAGGTCTGGAGGTACACCAGCCCTCCTTCGCGGTACAGTCCTAATACGCGGCGTTAACGCTGTTTCGAGCGCCGGAATAGCCGTTCCGTTCGGGTGTTATGATGATTGAGGCGCTCGCGCCGGACACCAGGACGTCAAGACGGCATGAGTGCGTTTCGCCAGAGTGTGGAAGCCATGATCCCGGCGTTGCGCCGCTACGCCCGCGCGCTCACGCGCGATGCGGATGCGGCCGACGACCTGGTGCAGGATACGCTGGTGCGGGCGCTGCGTTCGGAGCGCCTGTTCCTCGGAGGCGATGTCAGGAGCTGGCTCTATACGATCCTGACCAACCTCAACAAGAACCGGCGGCGCTCGCTGGCAAGACGCCCGCAATTCACACAGCTGACGGAGAACAATCCGGATGCCAGCGGGACCGAAGCCGAAGGGCGCGACATCGAAAAGGCGCTGGCGACGCTGGTCGAGGAGCAGCGCTCGGTGCTTCTGCTGGTGATGCTGGAGGGCATGAGCTACCGCGAGGTCGCCGACATCCAGGGCGTGCCGATCGGCACCGTGATGTCGCGCCTGGCGCGGGCGAGAGCCCACGTCAAAGCCTCGCTGGAAGGTGAGCGCCCGGCGCTCAAGCGGGTGAAGTGATGGCAGTGTTGATGCATCGCGCAGGTCGCTTCGCCTGCATGGAGCCGGAAGCAGCGCAGTTGAACTGCGAAAGACATTTTGGGCCGCAGAGCCAGAGACGATCGATATGAACGACCATAATATTCCCATTACCGAAGACGAGCTGCACGCCTATGTCGACGGCGAGTTGCCGGCCGAGCGCCGCGCCGACGTCGAGGCCTGGCTTGCCGCGCACCCTGACGATGCCGGGCGCGTGCAGTCCTGGCGCGCCATGGCCGAGATGCTTCACGCACGTTACGACTCTGTCGTCCAGGAGCCGGTGCCGGCCCGGCTGGAGCTCGAGCGGCTGGAGCGCCGTCCCCGGCAATGGCTCTATGGCGCCGCGGCGGCTGTGCTGGTCGCCTTCGTGGCCGGCGGCACCGCCGGCTGGGTGGCGCATGGCGCCGCCAACGCTCCCTCGACCTTCCAGAGCTTTACGGCGGACGCGCTCGACGCCCACCGCCTCTATGTCGTCGAGGTTCGCCACCCCGTCGAGGTCGGCGGCAACGAGCGCGACCATCTCCAGGCCTGGCTGACCAGGCGCTGCGGCTGGACCGTGTTCGCGCCGAACCTGGAGGCGAGCGGGCTGAAGCTCGTCGGCGGCCGGCTCTTGCCGGGGCCGAACGGTCCGGCGTCGTTCCTGATGTATGAGGGCGCCTCGGGCGAGCGGTACACGATCTACACCGCGAAGACCGAGACCGGCGCGACTCAGATGCGCTACGCCAAGGCCGACAAGGACGGCGCGCTGTTCTGGGCCGAGCGCGGCGTCGGCTACGTCGTCAGCGGCGGCAGCGATCGCGATCGCCTGACCAAGGTCGCGCAGGCGGTCTACGACCAGGCCGAGAAAAACGGTACCTGAGCAACCGCTTGAAGGCGGTGCCTCGATTCCGACATTGAAAATTTGGAATCAAGACATGGGTGCGTCTCATTATCGCACCGGATGCTCACGAGAAAATGAGTAGCGTTCGATCCGCCGATCGACGCGGGCGGCCTCGATTGGGGTTTTTGGTACCGCGCTGGTCCCCCTCTCGAGGCCGCACCTATTTGTCGACTGCCCCGCCGGACAGCCGACACGTCGAACCCCATGGGCCGAACCACATGGGCCGAACCACATGGGCCGAACCACATGGGCCGAGAGGCGCTGTCACGCCTCAGGTATATGACGAGCATCATCCGCCGAGAGATGCTCTGGTCGTTTGGGAGACCCCCCTTCAGTTGCGATCTCGCCCTAAAGCGCGATGGCTCGCGCTTTAGCAATTTTCTCTGCGCATGATCTTTTCGAAGAACCACTGAACGCCCAATGAACGCCTCGCGCTCAATCGGCCCCCCGGGTCCGGATCATGCCTTAACCAAGCCCGCTACGTGGATTGTAGGGGTGTTGGTCCCGCCACTTCTCCATCAATGCCTCAAGCTCGGCGTCGTTCCCGTCCGGTAGCATAATCCTGATGGTGACGAAGAGATCCCCGGTTCCGCCAGTTTTTGGCAATCCCTTGCCCTTGAGGCGGAAGGTCCGGCCGCTGGAGGTGTTTTTCGGGACCGACAGTTCCACGGCATTGCCGAGGGTCGGCACGCGGACCTTGCCGCCGAGCACCGCCTCGTAGAGCGTGACCGGCAGGTCGATCCTGAGGTCGGCACCCTCGATCTTGAAGAACGGGTGCGGCGCGATGCTGATCGTGATCAGGAGATCGCCCGGCGGATGGCCCTGAGCGCTCTCGCCCTGCCCCCGCAACCGGATCTGCTGGCCCTCGGTGACGCCGGCCGGAATCTTGACGTTGAGCTCCTTGCCCGTCGGCAGCCGGACGCGCTTCTCGCCGCCCTTGACCGATTCTTCCAGCGAGACGCTCATCGCAACATTGACGTCGAGATCGAGGCCGATCCCGCCGGTGTCGAATTCGAACTGCCCTGCGCCGCCGGCCCCGGGCCGCGCACCACGCGTCCCGCCGCCGAACATGCTGTTGAGGATGTCCTCGAACGCGCCGCCGCCCTGACCAGGGCCCGCGCCGCCACTGCGGAACGTATAGCTTTCGAACCCGCCGGGACCCGCACGGCCGCGCGGCCCGCCGCCGCCCGGAAAACCCTGAAAGCGCGGCTTGCCGTCGGCGTCGATCTCGCCGCGGTCGAACTGCTTGCGCTTGTCCTCGTCGCCGATGATCTCGTTCGCCGAATTGATCTCGGAGAAGCGCTCGGCGGCCTTCGGGTCATCCTTGTTGCTGTCGGGATGGTGCTTCTTGGCAAGCTTGCGATAGGCGCTCTTGATCGCGGCAGCGTTGGCGCTCCGCGGCACCCCCAAGACCTCATAGGGGTCGCGCATCCGTCACGTCTCCTTCAAGAAATCGAATTGTTCAAAGGGCTCCCCGCCCCATCTGCTGGTCATGTGGGAGGCGAGTGGCATTTTTGCAACTAGCCGCAGAGCCGATTCCTAGCTCCGCCACGGCTTTAGCGTATGAATCTCCCAACGGCCACGGCTGCTTTGGCAGCCGGCGCCCTGGAGCCAGCTTTCGGTGCTGCCGTTGACGTAGCTCGCCAGGAAATCCCGGCACTTGCGGCCGTCCTCGGCGGCGTAGGACTGCGCGATCGGCGTCACCGAGCCGCGCGCTCCGGTTTCCGGATTCTCCCAGTGCTGGCTGGAATCCTTGTCGCCCTTGCTCAGGACGTCAGAGGCGGCGTTACGGGCGAAGGCAAGATCGGTGTCGGTCGGCGGGGCGTCCTTTGCCGGCCGCGCGATCGAGCCGGTCAGGTCGCTGTCGTCGGCCTTGGCGTAGGCGCTGGTGTCATTGCGGGAAAAGCTGCAGCCACCGCAGCCGAGCCCGATCAGAATCATTGTCATGACAAAGCCGGACGGCCGGATCGCCGATAGGCCAACGCGTCCCCATGCCCTATATAGGGCGGTAGCGGACAACAACGCGTTTTGGGCCGCGGGACGCAATTCGGACTCCGGACATGACCGACACGACCTCGATGAAACACCAGACACCCTTAACATCCGGTGATTTCACCGCCGCCGACGAGCCGTTTGCGCTGTTCGAGGCCTGGCTGAACGAGGCGATCAAGAGCGAGCCGAACGATCCGAACGCCATGGCGCTCGCAACCGTCGATCCCGACGGGCTGCCAGACGTGCGCATGGTGCTGATGAAGGGCTTCGACACCGACGGTTTCGTCTTCTACAGCCACATCGCGAGCCAGAAGGGCCGCGAACTCGCCGCAAATCCTAAGGCGGCGTTACTTTTCCACTGGAAGTCGCTGCGCCGTCAGGTCCGCATCCGCGGCAACGTGACGCCGGTGACCGACGCCGAGGCCGACGCCTATTTCGCGACCCGGCCCAAGCAGGCGCAGATCGGCGCCTGGGCGAGCAAGCAGTCCGAGGCGCTGGAAAGCCGCTTCGCCTTTGAGCAAGCCATCGCCAAAGTCGCGGCCAAGCACATCATCGGCGAGGTGCCGCGGCCGCCGGGCTGGAGCGGCTGGCGCATCACGCCCTCGCGTATCGAGTTCTGGCACGACCGCCCGTTCCGCCTGCACGACCGTATCGAATTTCGCCGCGACGCGGCCGGCCAGCCATGGTCCAAGACGCGGATGTATCCTTAGAGCTTAGGCCGACCTGAAAGATGTCCATGCCGCATTCGTCCAATGCGCCCCGCCGCACGCTGCTCCTGACCGGAGCGAGCCGCGGCATCGGCCACGCCACCGTGATCCGCTTCTCGTCGGCGGGCTGGCGCGTCATCACCTGCTCGCGGCATCCGTTCCCCGAGGACTGTCCGTGGGACGCCGGGCCCGAGGATCACATCCAGGTCGACCTCGGCAACCCCCAGGACACCGCGCGCGCGATCACCGAAATCCGCAACCGGCTCGAAGGCGGCATGCTGCATGCACTCGTCAACAACGCCGCGATCTCGCCGAAGGGTCCGGGCGGCTCGCGGCTTGGCTCGGTCGACACCGACCTCGACACCTGGACGCACGTCTTCCACGTCAATTTCTTCGCGCCGATCATGATCGCGCGGGGATTGATCGAGGAGTTGAAGGCGGCCAGGGGCTCGGTCGTGAACGTCACCTCGATCGCGGGCTCGCGCGTGCACCCCTTTGCGGGCGCCGCCTATGCCACATCGAAAGCCGCGCTTGCATCCCTGACGCGCGAAATGGCCTCCGATTTCGGCCGCGTCGGCGTCCGCGTCAACGCGATCGCACCGGGCGAGATCGACACCTCGATCCTGTCGCCGGGCACCGAGAAGATCGTCGACCAGCAGATCCCGATGCACCGGCTCGGCACGCCGGACGAGGTCGCCAAGATCATCTACGTGCTGTGCACGGACACCAGTTCCTACGTCAACGGCGCCGAGATCCACATCAACGGCGGCCAGCACGTGTAAGGCCAGGCAGGCGAAGCATGGGCCGGTTCGCGAGCACTGCGTCACTCTACGAGCATTTGCGGCCGCCCTACCCGAGCGAATTCTTTCGCAGCGTCGCGCACGCGCTTGGTCTCGCCAAACAGAGCAGCCTGATAGACCTCGGCACCGGACCCGGACTCTTGGCGCTCGGTTTCGGCCCCTATGTCGGCCGCGTTGTCGCCGTCGATCCCGAGCCCGAGATGATCGAGGCGGCGCGACGCGCCGCAGCGGGCGCAGGACGGGATATCACGCTGATCGAAGGCAAGGCCGAAACGCTTGCTCCCGATATCGGCAGCTTTGATGTCGTGACGATCGGGCGCGCCCTGCATTGGATGGATCGTGACCTGACGCTTGCACTGCTCGACCGGCTGGTCGCGCACGACGGTGCAATTGCCATCTGCGCCTCATTCTCGGCCACCGACGGCCGCAACCCGTGGCTTGACGGCTACAATGAAGCGCGCCGCCGATGGTCACCGGCCAAGCTGTGGGAGGAGGCCGATCGGGGCACGCGGACTCACCGCGACCTCCCGGCATTCTTTCGCGGCAGTTCGTTTCAGCCCGCTGAACTCGTCTCAATCGAGACCAGC
Protein-coding regions in this window:
- a CDS encoding SDR family NAD(P)-dependent oxidoreductase yields the protein MPHSSNAPRRTLLLTGASRGIGHATVIRFSSAGWRVITCSRHPFPEDCPWDAGPEDHIQVDLGNPQDTARAITEIRNRLEGGMLHALVNNAAISPKGPGGSRLGSVDTDLDTWTHVFHVNFFAPIMIARGLIEELKAARGSVVNVTSIAGSRVHPFAGAAYATSKAALASLTREMASDFGRVGVRVNAIAPGEIDTSILSPGTEKIVDQQIPMHRLGTPDEVAKIIYVLCTDTSSYVNGAEIHINGGQHV
- the pdxH gene encoding pyridoxamine 5'-phosphate oxidase, which translates into the protein MTDTTSMKHQTPLTSGDFTAADEPFALFEAWLNEAIKSEPNDPNAMALATVDPDGLPDVRMVLMKGFDTDGFVFYSHIASQKGRELAANPKAALLFHWKSLRRQVRIRGNVTPVTDAEADAYFATRPKQAQIGAWASKQSEALESRFAFEQAIAKVAAKHIIGEVPRPPGWSGWRITPSRIEFWHDRPFRLHDRIEFRRDAAGQPWSKTRMYP
- a CDS encoding class I SAM-dependent methyltransferase, giving the protein MGRFASTASLYEHLRPPYPSEFFRSVAHALGLAKQSSLIDLGTGPGLLALGFGPYVGRVVAVDPEPEMIEAARRAAAGAGRDITLIEGKAETLAPDIGSFDVVTIGRALHWMDRDLTLALLDRLVAHDGAIAICASFSATDGRNPWLDGYNEARRRWSPAKLWEEADRGTRTHRDLPAFFRGSSFQPAELVSIETSHLVGLHDLAERTLTYSSSSPEALGENADAMLRDVGQHLAPFSRDGAIAETVVSTAQIVKR